One Spirochaetota bacterium DNA window includes the following coding sequences:
- a CDS encoding HD domain-containing protein — MLIDSYKIKTDNEFLKDFFKKKVSIFFKFICKYFQKRKDLIVNLNKYNNQNLGFNYFVNFISKSSFLFYEVINKTFSFYFKFNIPINIINHSIQVSLNSYLILLQGILTYNFIYSYNSNKNYNFSKTYISNKKVYELVFNFVKIDINNDKIDKINNYKKFFENLFLKIVQNRNEVFLFLRKFFCAGLLHDIAKYIEIKDRNENHAEKGYQLLKELGLNFEARISKEHLVKDFEIGNISIPSKIINLSDKMVKHSKIVTIEERFIDLINRYNDYASKFSNKNLKLYKSFYNIVSVFAILNEKKINKIKKYNNVLFNKIKRIYNEKIIISKINKYLNIF, encoded by the coding sequence ATGCTAATAGATTCATATAAAATTAAAACAGATAATGAGTTTCTGAAAGATTTTTTCAAAAAAAAGGTTAGTATATTTTTTAAGTTTATCTGCAAATATTTCCAAAAAAGAAAAGATCTCATTGTAAATTTGAATAAATATAATAATCAAAATTTGGGGTTTAATTATTTTGTAAATTTTATTTCAAAATCAAGTTTTTTATTTTATGAGGTGATCAATAAAACATTTAGTTTCTATTTTAAATTTAATATACCAATAAATATTATAAATCATAGTATTCAGGTTTCATTAAATTCCTACCTTATTTTACTGCAAGGTATCTTAACTTATAATTTTATATATAGTTACAATAGTAATAAAAATTATAATTTTAGTAAAACTTATATAAGCAATAAAAAAGTATATGAATTAGTTTTTAATTTTGTAAAAATTGATATTAATAATGATAAAATAGACAAAATTAATAATTATAAAAAATTTTTTGAAAATCTATTTTTAAAAATAGTCCAAAATAGAAATGAAGTTTTTCTTTTTTTAAGAAAGTTTTTTTGTGCTGGGTTGCTTCATGATATAGCAAAATATATAGAGATTAAAGATAGAAATGAAAATCATGCAGAAAAAGGATATCAACTTTTGAAAGAATTAGGTTTAAATTTTGAAGCACGAATTTCAAAAGAACATCTTGTTAAAGATTTTGAAATTGGAAATATTTCTATTCCATCAAAAATTATAAATCTTTCTGATAAAATGGTCAAACACTCAAAAATTGTTACAATAGAAGAGAGATTTATTGATTTAATTAATAGATATAATGATTATGCCTCAAAATTTTCAAATAAAAATTTGAAGTTGTACAAAAGTTTTTACAATATAGTAAGTGTTTTTGCTATTTTAAATGAAAAAAAAATTAATAAAATCAAAAAATATAATAATGTTTTATTTAATAAAATTAAAAGAATTTATAATGAGAAAATAATAATTTCGAAAATAAATAAATATTTAAATATATTCTAA
- a CDS encoding TraB/GumN family protein, with protein MQLFKEEIINENVVKLTKDEKEIYLVGTAHVSKDSVKQIREIIEEVNPDTIAVELCESRYKSIIEKERWQNLDIIKVIKEGKGFLLFATFILSSFQKRIGLKLDSISGQDMIEGVNIAKEKGINIVLADRDINITLKRVWSLASFKEKMIILETIFESIFEKEKINESQIKELMEDGDLLSSLMTEFSKNLPFIKKTLIDERDLYIANKIINSEGKKIVCIIGKGHLSGIKTLLANRFNYDVSIETVPEKKNKVNIASYIVPLIFLIIIILGFIKGKTIALNMLKYWVVANGFFTSLFLIPILANPLTIVSAWVVSPITSLNPTIGAGIVLAIIEAFFKKPRVKDFENLSEDMTTFKGFIKNRITKILLVFIMGSIGSSIGTFVGLPFIVSLLK; from the coding sequence ATGCAACTTTTTAAAGAAGAAATAATAAATGAAAATGTTGTTAAACTTACAAAAGATGAGAAAGAAATATACCTTGTGGGTACTGCTCATGTTTCAAAAGATAGTGTTAAACAAATAAGAGAAATAATAGAAGAAGTTAATCCAGATACAATTGCTGTAGAACTTTGTGAATCAAGATATAAAAGTATAATTGAAAAAGAAAGGTGGCAAAATCTAGATATTATAAAAGTAATAAAAGAGGGAAAAGGGTTCCTTCTTTTTGCAACATTCATTTTATCTTCTTTTCAAAAAAGAATTGGACTAAAACTTGATTCAATTTCAGGTCAGGATATGATTGAGGGTGTTAATATTGCAAAAGAAAAAGGAATAAATATAGTTCTTGCTGATAGAGATATAAATATTACATTAAAAAGGGTGTGGAGTCTTGCTTCATTTAAAGAAAAGATGATAATACTTGAGACAATTTTTGAGTCAATTTTTGAGAAAGAAAAAATAAATGAAAGTCAAATTAAAGAACTTATGGAAGATGGAGATCTTCTCTCTTCTCTTATGACTGAATTTTCTAAAAATCTTCCATTTATAAAAAAGACATTAATTGATGAAAGAGATCTTTATATTGCTAATAAAATAATAAATTCCGAAGGTAAAAAAATAGTTTGTATTATAGGTAAAGGTCATCTAAGTGGAATTAAGACTCTCCTTGCAAATAGATTTAATTATGATGTTTCAATTGAAACTGTTCCCGAAAAAAAGAATAAAGTAAATATAGCTAGTTACATTGTTCCTCTAATTTTTTTAATAATAATAATTCTTGGATTTATTAAAGGAAAAACAATTGCTTTAAATATGCTTAAATATTGGGTCGTTGCTAATGGGTTTTTTACTTCATTATTTTTAATTCCTATACTTGCAAACCCTTTAACTATCGTTTCTGCATGGGTTGTTTCCCCAATAACTTCTCTTAACCCAACTATTGGGGCTGGAATTGTTTTGGCAATTATTGAAGCTTTTTTTAAAAAACCTAGGGTTAAAGATTTTGAAAATTTAAGTGAGGATATGACAACTTTTAAAGGTTTTATAAAAAACAGAATAACAAAAATCTTGCTTGTTTTTATCATGGGTTCTATTGGATCTTCTATAGGAACTTTTGTAGGTTTACCTTTTATTGTGAGTTTGTTAAAATAA
- the argF gene encoding ornithine carbamoyltransferase, producing the protein MPINLKGRSLLSLKDFTPEEIRYLLDLSHDLKSKKRAGIKQNLLEGKNIVLLFEKTSTRTRCAFEVAALDEGAHVTFLGQNDSQMGKKESLEDTAKVLGRYYDGIEFRGFKQETVEILAKYSGVPVWNGLTDIDHPTQVLADLMTIEEHICKPLNKVKMVFVGDTRNNMAYALMYGAAKMGMHYVLLGPTELKPDQKVIDEMKKVAEETGAKIEFTTNPDEALAGADVIYTDVWVSMGEEDKMEERVKLLSKYRVTMDFIKKTKNPDVIFMHCLPSFHDFETKVAQEAKSRGLDIREVEDDVFRSKHSVVFDEAENRMHTIKAVMVATL; encoded by the coding sequence ATGCCAATTAATTTAAAAGGAAGAAGCCTTCTTTCATTAAAAGATTTTACTCCTGAAGAGATAAGATATCTTTTAGATCTTTCACATGATTTAAAATCCAAAAAAAGAGCTGGAATTAAACAAAACTTACTTGAAGGAAAAAATATTGTTTTACTTTTTGAAAAAACTTCAACCAGAACAAGATGTGCCTTTGAAGTAGCTGCTCTTGATGAAGGTGCCCATGTAACATTTTTAGGTCAAAATGATTCACAAATGGGGAAAAAAGAATCACTCGAAGATACTGCAAAAGTTTTAGGAAGATACTATGATGGCATTGAATTTAGAGGTTTTAAACAAGAAACAGTTGAAATTTTAGCTAAATATTCAGGGGTTCCAGTTTGGAATGGTTTAACTGATATTGATCATCCTACTCAGGTTCTTGCAGATTTAATGACTATAGAGGAACATATTTGTAAACCATTAAATAAAGTTAAAATGGTTTTTGTTGGAGATACAAGAAATAATATGGCATATGCATTGATGTATGGTGCTGCTAAAATGGGAATGCACTATGTTTTACTTGGTCCAACAGAACTAAAACCTGACCAAAAAGTTATTGATGAAATGAAAAAAGTTGCTGAAGAAACTGGAGCAAAAATAGAGTTTACAACTAATCCAGACGAAGCTTTAGCTGGAGCAGATGTTATTTATACAGATGTTTGGGTTTCTATGGGTGAAGAAGATAAGATGGAAGAAAGAGTAAAACTTTTATCAAAATATAGGGTTACTATGGATTTTATTAAAAAGACAAAAAATCCTGATGTTATTTTTATGCATTGTTTGCCATCTTTCCATGATTTTGAAACAAAAGTTGCTCAGGAAGCTAAATCAAGAGGACTTGATATTAGAGAAGTTGAGGATGATGTATTTAGAAGCAAACACTCTGTCGTATTTGATGAAGCAGAGAATAGAATGCATACTATTAAAGCTGTTATGGTTGCAACTTTATAG
- a CDS encoding DOMON domain-containing protein — MKKFFIIIILFILIIFNLLTTKVFTQTNKINVDGVITQNEYSNKFSFDGGNFLVYTEILGDIVYFAIESTAKGWVSIGFDPTNAMKDADMIFGVVLEKETKAYDTYSTGIFGPHPDDTSLGGTFDILAFSGKRDQNKIYFEFSRKLNTGDKFDKIITKGKDIKLIWAYSNSNDINSKHTKRGSGLINIK, encoded by the coding sequence ATGAAAAAATTTTTTATAATAATTATTTTATTTATCTTAATTATTTTTAACCTTTTAACAACAAAAGTTTTTACTCAAACTAACAAAATTAATGTAGATGGAGTGATTACACAAAATGAATATTCAAATAAATTTTCTTTTGATGGAGGAAATTTTTTAGTTTACACTGAAATTTTAGGTGACATTGTTTATTTTGCTATTGAATCAACTGCTAAAGGTTGGGTATCAATAGGATTTGACCCTACAAATGCAATGAAAGACGCAGACATGATATTTGGGGTGGTTTTAGAAAAAGAGACAAAAGCATATGATACATATTCAACAGGGATTTTTGGACCACATCCTGATGATACTTCTTTAGGTGGAACTTTTGATATACTTGCTTTTTCAGGAAAAAGAGATCAAAATAAAATATATTTCGAATTTTCAAGAAAACTTAACACAGGAGATAAATTTGATAAAATTATTACAAAAGGAAAGGATATAAAGCTAATTTGGGCTTATTCAAATTCAAATGATATAAATTCAAAACATACAAAAAGAGGTAGCGGATTAATTAACATAAAATAA
- a CDS encoding flavodoxin-dependent (E)-4-hydroxy-3-methylbut-2-enyl-diphosphate synthase, whose amino-acid sequence MERNKVKLSDKIIFGDENIYIQTMLNQKYDNILKLENQIELIKKTPCEIVRLSARNKEEIKYIKELKDKYEDDDFVFVADTHFNYDVTKEAIRAGIRKVRINPGNMPKDKLKEIISIAKDYGTVFRLGVNGGSVESKLGKVYNEDNVIDLLYEFIEPFEKEGFYNLVLSAKFSDFKFSIDVNKKIYNNFKYPLHIGVTEAGDLISSTIKHTLFFEKLLLNNIGNTIRVSISDDPIKEIEVANDILKILGLKYGIELISCPTCGRTWGDLIKLVKVFKKSILSFEKIYNLNSILSKTYKRNIKLAIMGCEVNGPGEAKDADIGLALMKNGILLFNKGNKIKIIRNKKTDYIKKEIFSYLFDFIKAC is encoded by the coding sequence ATGGAAAGGAATAAAGTTAAATTAAGTGATAAAATAATTTTTGGTGATGAAAATATTTATATTCAAACAATGTTGAATCAAAAGTATGATAACATTTTAAAATTGGAGAACCAAATTGAACTTATAAAGAAAACTCCATGTGAGATAGTAAGATTATCTGCAAGAAATAAAGAAGAAATAAAATATATTAAAGAATTAAAAGACAAATATGAGGATGATGATTTTGTTTTTGTAGCAGATACTCATTTTAACTATGATGTAACAAAAGAAGCTATTAGAGCAGGTATTAGAAAAGTAAGAATAAACCCTGGAAATATGCCTAAAGATAAATTGAAAGAGATTATTTCTATTGCTAAAGATTATGGGACTGTTTTTAGATTAGGGGTCAATGGTGGTTCTGTTGAATCAAAACTTGGCAAGGTATACAACGAAGATAATGTTATTGATCTTTTGTATGAATTTATAGAACCATTTGAAAAAGAAGGATTTTATAATCTAGTTTTATCGGCTAAATTTTCTGATTTTAAATTTTCAATAGATGTGAATAAAAAAATTTATAATAATTTTAAGTATCCTCTTCATATAGGAGTAACAGAAGCAGGAGATCTAATAAGTTCTACTATCAAACATACTCTGTTTTTTGAAAAGCTTTTGCTTAATAATATTGGTAATACAATCAGGGTATCGATATCTGATGACCCTATAAAAGAAATTGAAGTTGCAAATGATATATTAAAAATATTAGGCTTAAAGTATGGTATAGAGTTAATTTCTTGCCCAACATGTGGTAGAACATGGGGTGATTTAATAAAATTGGTAAAAGTTTTTAAAAAGAGTATTCTTTCATTTGAAAAAATTTATAATTTAAATAGTATTTTAAGTAAAACTTATAAAAGAAATATTAAATTAGCAATAATGGGATGTGAAGTTAACGGTCCTGGAGAAGCAAAAGATGCAGATATTGGTTTAGCTTTAATGAAAAATGGAATACTATTGTTTAATAAAGGCAATAAAATAAAAATAATAAGAAACAAAAAAACAGATTATATAAAAAAGGAAATTTTTTCTTATTTGTTTGATTTTATAAAAGCTTGTTAA
- a CDS encoding dCMP deaminase family protein, whose protein sequence is MGNNYYRPSWDEYFLSIAKAVSSRSTCFRNKVGAVIVKNKEIVSTGYNGAPTYQKNCLEIGNCYRNVNNIESGTQLERCRAVGSHAESNAVVLAAKNGHSTNGATIYIVGHKMICNQCKAIIANAGIIRVVLQNQDGSIMEFTPEKDWKIHPIDE, encoded by the coding sequence ATGGGAAATAACTATTATAGGCCATCATGGGATGAATATTTTCTTTCAATTGCAAAAGCAGTTTCTTCAAGATCAACTTGTTTTAGAAATAAGGTTGGTGCAGTTATTGTAAAAAATAAAGAGATAGTATCAACAGGTTATAATGGAGCTCCAACTTATCAAAAAAATTGCCTTGAAATAGGCAATTGTTATAGAAATGTAAATAATATTGAGTCTGGTACACAACTTGAAAGATGTAGAGCTGTGGGATCTCATGCTGAAAGTAATGCAGTTGTTCTTGCTGCAAAAAATGGTCACTCTACAAATGGAGCAACTATTTATATTGTTGGGCATAAGATGATATGTAATCAGTGTAAAGCTATAATTGCAAATGCTGGGATCATCAGAGTTGTTTTACAAAATCAAGATGGATCGATTATGGAATTTACTCCAGAAAAAGATTGGAAAATTCATCCCATTGATGAATAA
- the sppA gene encoding signal peptide peptidase SppA: protein MEFYYTINLKGEFNETGAIFKQIPFVENEPNFLFDEFILLCENLIKNKKIKNIIIKQDESFFAKPGEIEQIAKLLKRLRNEGKKLIYFSKIYNLKSLYLSSFCDERIIPELGMLDFSGLKFDFDFFKRTLDKLNISVEVYRRGKYKGAADRFRIDSIDDAQKEAFGRILDIIYETFKKDITENLKISESFYENEVFGKILFPEKAKEIGLITSIKNFETIEEDFKNNKIMKLKKIQKIKSFGKGKKISILIFEGGIKDGKNSKNFILGKQIGDEYFIKHIEKLRKNKKIKGVILKVNSPGGSALASDAIAESLNRLKKEKPLVVVQSGVAGSGGYFISFPGERIFTQRTTITGSIGVINMAFNMKGFYDKIGVTRSVLKKGEFADINSTFRERTPEEKQIIDGFIEDIYQKFISKVAQARAKSKEDIDKIGQGRIWAGVDGINIGITDEIGDIYSAIEYLKTKLKVKNLNVSFAIKPKVNILNKILTGGSKEEQESIKLNIIGNLINNIFLKYYYKKDRENLNFIEKISIKDHFIDLINVKAYLLTPEIFFNNFTIK, encoded by the coding sequence ATGGAATTTTATTATACAATAAATTTAAAAGGTGAATTTAATGAAACAGGTGCAATATTCAAACAGATCCCATTTGTTGAAAATGAACCAAATTTTTTATTTGATGAGTTTATTTTGCTTTGTGAAAATTTGATTAAAAATAAAAAAATCAAAAATATTATTATAAAGCAAGATGAATCTTTTTTCGCAAAACCTGGTGAAATTGAACAAATAGCGAAATTATTGAAGAGATTAAGAAATGAAGGTAAAAAATTGATCTATTTTTCAAAAATATATAATCTTAAATCTTTATATCTTTCATCATTTTGTGATGAGAGAATTATTCCAGAACTTGGAATGCTTGATTTTAGTGGATTAAAGTTTGATTTTGATTTTTTTAAGAGAACTTTGGATAAGCTTAATATAAGTGTTGAAGTTTATAGAAGAGGTAAATATAAAGGTGCTGCTGATAGATTTAGAATTGACTCAATAGATGATGCTCAAAAGGAAGCTTTTGGAAGAATTCTAGATATTATTTATGAAACATTTAAGAAAGATATAACTGAAAACTTAAAAATATCAGAGTCCTTTTATGAAAATGAAGTTTTCGGAAAAATATTATTTCCAGAAAAAGCTAAGGAAATTGGTCTTATAACTAGTATTAAAAATTTTGAAACGATAGAGGAGGATTTTAAGAATAATAAAATAATGAAATTGAAAAAAATCCAAAAAATAAAATCTTTTGGTAAAGGTAAAAAAATATCAATTCTTATTTTTGAAGGTGGTATTAAAGATGGTAAAAATTCTAAAAATTTTATTCTTGGTAAACAGATAGGGGATGAATATTTTATTAAACATATTGAAAAATTGAGAAAAAATAAGAAAATAAAAGGAGTTATATTAAAGGTTAATTCTCCTGGTGGTTCTGCCTTAGCATCTGATGCTATAGCAGAATCTTTAAATAGGCTAAAAAAAGAAAAACCTTTAGTAGTTGTACAATCAGGTGTTGCAGGTTCTGGTGGTTATTTTATTTCTTTTCCTGGGGAAAGAATTTTTACTCAAAGAACTACTATAACTGGATCAATTGGTGTTATTAATATGGCTTTTAATATGAAAGGGTTTTATGATAAAATTGGAGTTACGAGATCTGTATTAAAGAAAGGTGAATTTGCTGATATTAATTCAACTTTTAGAGAAAGAACACCTGAAGAAAAACAAATTATAGATGGATTTATTGAAGATATATATCAAAAATTTATTTCAAAAGTTGCTCAAGCTAGAGCAAAGTCAAAAGAAGATATTGATAAAATAGGACAGGGTAGGATATGGGCTGGTGTAGATGGAATAAATATAGGTATAACTGATGAAATAGGTGATATTTATAGTGCAATTGAATATTTAAAAACTAAACTAAAAGTTAAGAATTTGAATGTCTCCTTTGCTATAAAACCAAAAGTAAACATATTAAATAAAATTTTAACCGGTGGATCAAAGGAAGAACAGGAATCAATAAAATTAAATATAATTGGTAATTTAATTAATAATATTTTTTTGAAATATTATTATAAGAAAGATAGAGAAAATCTTAATTTTATAGAAAAAATTTCTATTAAAGATCATTTTATTGATCTTATAAATGTTAAGGCATATTTATTAACTCCTGAGATTTTTTTTAATAATTTTACAATTAAATAG
- a CDS encoding UDPGP type 1 family protein: MNTKLKDILKKYKQLKLLDYIKNLEQEAFADSDQKLKNLEDSIKKVDLDFFFNKIVPFKETKNLNINFKPHPVVKYDYVNNSDKKEYYKNIGEDYLKKGKVAFLVVAGGQGSRLGFDHPKGMFPVGPITNKSLFQIHTEKVIGFSRLYNFKPIFLIMTSETNDEETRDFFEKNKYFGLDKEDIIFFKQGMLPAIDFENNLILEKEDSLFFAPDGHGGTLFALKRNGVIDILKERKIEIISYFQVDNPLVNIADPIFIGLHIDGKYEVSSKVLKKRDWKEKVGVPAFIDGRPGIVEYSDLPDELAKMTDENGELLYGYGSIAIHLFNVDFIDRISSKDIFLPYHIAKKKIPFYDIENYKLVVPSENNGIKFEQFIFDSIPFSEKALFYETLRDIEFKPLKNKEGEDSIETCIDGISNFYKIWFKNSNFNIDNLKLCEISSLFAVTEEEFRTKIWNYIKNLPEKLYIE; encoded by the coding sequence ATGAACACAAAATTAAAGGATATTTTAAAAAAATATAAGCAATTAAAGTTATTAGATTACATAAAAAACCTTGAGCAGGAAGCTTTTGCTGATTCTGATCAAAAGCTAAAAAATTTAGAAGATTCTATTAAAAAAGTTGATCTTGACTTTTTTTTCAATAAAATTGTTCCATTTAAAGAAACGAAAAATTTAAACATAAATTTTAAACCACACCCAGTTGTTAAATATGATTATGTAAATAACTCTGATAAAAAAGAATATTATAAGAATATAGGAGAAGATTATTTAAAAAAAGGGAAAGTAGCTTTTTTAGTAGTAGCTGGAGGCCAGGGATCTAGATTAGGTTTTGATCATCCTAAAGGAATGTTCCCAGTTGGGCCTATAACAAATAAATCTCTTTTTCAAATTCATACAGAAAAAGTTATAGGTTTTTCTAGACTTTATAATTTCAAGCCTATTTTTCTAATAATGACTTCAGAAACTAATGATGAGGAAACAAGAGATTTTTTTGAGAAAAATAAATATTTTGGACTAGATAAAGAAGATATTATATTTTTTAAGCAAGGTATGCTTCCTGCTATCGATTTTGAAAATAATCTAATTCTAGAAAAAGAAGATTCACTATTTTTTGCCCCAGATGGTCATGGAGGGACACTGTTTGCACTTAAAAGAAATGGAGTTATTGATATTTTGAAAGAAAGAAAAATAGAGATAATATCTTATTTTCAGGTTGATAATCCTCTTGTGAATATTGCTGATCCTATTTTTATTGGTTTACATATTGATGGAAAATATGAAGTTTCATCTAAAGTATTAAAAAAGAGAGATTGGAAAGAAAAAGTAGGAGTGCCAGCATTTATAGATGGAAGGCCAGGTATTGTAGAATACTCAGATCTACCTGATGAACTTGCAAAAATGACTGACGAAAATGGAGAACTTTTATATGGTTATGGATCTATAGCTATACATCTTTTTAATGTTGATTTTATTGATAGGATAAGTTCGAAAGATATTTTTCTTCCATATCATATTGCTAAAAAGAAAATTCCTTTTTATGACATTGAAAATTATAAATTAGTAGTTCCATCTGAAAATAATGGGATTAAATTTGAACAGTTTATATTTGATTCTATTCCATTTTCAGAAAAAGCTTTATTTTATGAAACATTGAGAGATATAGAATTTAAACCATTGAAAAATAAAGAGGGTGAAGATTCAATAGAAACCTGTATCGATGGAATCAGTAATTTTTATAAAATATGGTTTAAGAATTCTAATTTTAATATAGATAATTTAAAATTATGCGAAATATCATCTTTATTTGCAGTTACAGAAGAGGAGTTTAGGACCAAAATATGGAATTATATCAAGAATTTACCCGAAAAATTGTATATTGAATAA
- the purD gene encoding phosphoribosylamine--glycine ligase produces the protein MKIFVFGAGGREHALCRKLKESNKKNIIYSYPSNGGIDCIKENIKFDSIDEALKFIIDNRIDLVVIGPEQYLVDGLVDILEENKIKVFGPKKKYTKLESSKNFAKEFMIKYNIPTSSYKVFFDENELKKNIDLPIVLKYDGLAAGKGVSVCFTEQEVENFCENVFRKKIFGENISVIAEKYLEGKELSVIIALNSKDYFIFPYSQDHKRAFDNNKGPNTGGMGAIASYDLINKNLEEEIKDKIIFRTLNGLISEGFNYIGFIFFGLMITKDGPFVLEYNVRMGDPETQSIMNLLEGDFAEFLLSLINGNLNEKSIRFQDLFAINVVAASKGYPDNYEKNKLIEGINDFGQNEELLSDGVFIYHAGTIKKDQKFYTNGGRVFSLCKNGEDIFQIRNDIYKSFNKVNFEGMFYRKDIGTYTDFNSF, from the coding sequence ATGAAAATTTTTGTTTTCGGTGCAGGTGGAAGAGAGCATGCTTTGTGTAGAAAACTAAAAGAAAGTAATAAAAAAAATATTATCTATTCTTATCCTTCAAATGGAGGAATAGATTGTATAAAAGAAAACATAAAGTTTGATTCCATAGATGAGGCATTAAAATTTATAATAGATAATAGAATAGATTTAGTAGTTATTGGTCCTGAGCAATATCTTGTAGATGGTCTTGTTGATATTTTGGAAGAAAATAAAATTAAAGTTTTTGGCCCAAAGAAAAAATATACAAAACTTGAAAGTTCAAAAAATTTTGCAAAAGAATTTATGATTAAATACAATATTCCGACTTCTTCTTATAAAGTTTTTTTTGATGAAAATGAATTAAAAAAAAATATTGATTTACCAATAGTTTTAAAATATGATGGTCTTGCAGCGGGAAAAGGTGTTTCAGTTTGTTTTACTGAACAAGAGGTAGAAAACTTTTGTGAAAATGTTTTTAGAAAAAAAATTTTTGGAGAAAACATTTCTGTAATTGCAGAAAAGTATTTGGAAGGTAAAGAATTATCAGTTATAATTGCATTAAATTCTAAAGATTATTTTATATTTCCATATTCTCAAGATCATAAGAGAGCTTTTGATAATAATAAAGGACCCAATACAGGAGGAATGGGAGCGATAGCTTCATATGATCTTATAAATAAAAATCTAGAAGAGGAGATTAAAGATAAAATAATATTTAGAACACTTAATGGGCTTATTAGTGAAGGTTTTAATTATATTGGTTTTATTTTTTTTGGTCTAATGATAACCAAAGATGGTCCATTTGTCCTTGAATATAATGTAAGAATGGGGGATCCAGAAACTCAATCTATTATGAATTTACTTGAGGGTGATTTTGCAGAATTTTTATTAAGTCTAATTAATGGTAATTTAAATGAAAAATCTATAAGATTTCAAGATCTATTTGCTATAAATGTAGTGGCAGCTTCTAAAGGCTATCCAGATAACTATGAAAAGAATAAATTGATTGAAGGAATTAATGATTTTGGCCAAAACGAAGAACTTTTGAGTGATGGTGTTTTTATTTATCATGCAGGTACTATTAAAAAGGATCAAAAATTTTATACAAATGGTGGAAGAGTATTTTCTTTATGTAAAAATGGGGAAGATATTTTTCAAATAAGAAATGATATTTATAAAAGCTTCAATAAAGTTAACTTTGAAGGTATGTTTTACAGAAAAGATATAGGAACTTATACTGATTTTAATTCATTTTAA
- a CDS encoding ECF transporter S component — protein MEQNNKNNFFSRFSLISKYKIDEIILLFVLSSIIGFVFFLWTYAYDFLSVFLKPLGLSGLNVGIWMIGGILPAFIIRKPGAALIGEVIAAFIEGWITKWGISAVIWGFVQGVGAELVFAIFLYKKWNLLTSIIAGLISCIFSFFLDFFYSKYYTLTIKFNLLQLFSYCLSGIVEAGIISYILFELLRKSGIINKYLERNKNL, from the coding sequence ATGGAACAAAATAACAAAAATAACTTTTTTTCAAGATTTTCTTTAATTTCAAAGTATAAAATCGATGAAATAATTCTTCTTTTTGTCCTTTCTTCAATAATTGGTTTTGTATTTTTTTTATGGACTTATGCTTATGATTTTTTAAGTGTTTTTCTAAAACCTCTTGGCTTATCTGGCCTAAATGTTGGTATCTGGATGATTGGTGGCATTTTACCTGCTTTTATTATTAGAAAACCTGGAGCTGCTTTAATAGGAGAAGTGATTGCTGCATTTATTGAAGGTTGGATAACAAAATGGGGTATCTCAGCTGTTATCTGGGGTTTTGTCCAGGGAGTAGGAGCTGAGCTTGTTTTTGCTATTTTTTTATACAAAAAGTGGAATCTTTTAACAAGTATAATTGCTGGACTTATATCCTGTATTTTTTCATTTTTTCTAGATTTCTTCTATTCAAAATATTACACTTTAACCATAAAATTTAATCTCTTACAATTATTTTCTTATTGTTTATCTGGTATAGTAGAGGCTGGTATAATTTCATATATACTCTTTGAACTATTAAGAAAAAGTGGTATTATTAATAAATATCTAGAAAGAAATAAAAATTTATAA